A single genomic interval of Actinomycetota bacterium harbors:
- a CDS encoding tryptophan synthase subunit alpha gives MSRIEERFKKLKGEGRAALIPYVMAGYPTLEGSKRIIEALAEWGDIIEIGIPYSDPLADGTTIQKASVVALSQGIKTPQVLEMIADLRR, from the coding sequence ATGAGTAGAATCGAAGAAAGATTTAAAAAACTTAAAGGGGAAGGAAGAGCTGCTTTAATTCCCTATGTGATGGCTGGTTATCCCACCTTGGAGGGGTCCAAGAGGATTATAGAGGCGTTGGCTGAGTGGGGGGACATCATCGAAATCGGGATTCCCTATTCGGATCCCTTAGCCGATGGTACAACCATTCAAAAGGCATCTGTGGTAGCGTTATCACAGGGAATAAAGACACCGCAAGTTCTGGAGATGATCGCAGATCTCCGGAGGG